CGTCCACCCCCGCGCTCGCCGCCCAGTTGCCGGCGATGCCAGCCATTCTGCGTCAGCAGCTCAAGGGCGCGCCCTACCCTGCCCCGCTCAACATCCTCGCTGCCGCCGTCGAAGGCGCACAGGTCGACCTGGACACCGCCTTCACCATCGAGGGACGGTACTTCACCGAACTGGCCACCGGTCAGATCGCCAAGAACATGATCAAAGCACTCTTCTTCGACGTGCAGACCGCCGGATCGCGGGACATCGGCGCGGGCCACCCGCCGCTGCGGCGGGTGGCGGTCATCGGCGCGGGCATGATGGGCGCCGCCATCGCCTACGTGTGTGCTCGGGCCGGGATGCAGGTCGTGCTCAAGGACGTGACCCTCCTGGGGGCGCTGCGGGGGAGGGACTACTCGGTGGGCCTGCTCGACAAGGCCGTCGCCCGCGGTGTGTCCACGCTGGACGAGCGGGACGCGATCCTGGCCCGGATCCAGGCGACCGAGGACCTCGCCGACCTCGCCGACGTCGACCTCGCCATCGAGGCGGTCTTCGAGGATCCCGCCCTCAAACACAAGGTGTACGCCGAGACCGAGCAGGTCGCACCGAACGCGCTCATCGCCTCCAACACGTCGACCCTGCCGATCACCCTGCTCGCCGAGGGCGTCAGCAAGCCGGAGGAGTTCATCGGCCTGCACTTCTTCTCGCCGGTGGACAAGATGCCGCTGGTCGAGGTGATCCGCGGCGAGCGCACCAACGAGGCCACGCTGCAACGGGCCCTCGGCCTCGTACGTCGGCTCCGCAAGACGCCCATCGTCGTCAACGACAGCCGCGGATTCTTCACCAGCCGGGTCATCGGGACGTTCACCAACGAGGGCATCGCGATGCTGGCCGAGGGAATTCCGGCTGCAACCATCGAGCAGGCCAGCAGCCAGGCCGGATACCCCGCACCGGTCCTGGCGCTGATGGACGAGCTCACCCTCACCCTGCCCCGCAAGATCCGGCAGGAGACGGCCGCGGCCACGGTCGCCGCCGGCGGCACCTGGCAGCCGCACGCCGCCGACGCGGTCATCGACCGGATGATCGACGACTGCGGGCGGCCCGGACGCTCGGGTGGCGCTGGCTTCTACGACTACCGCGACGGTAAGCGGGTCGGCCTCTGGCCGGGCCTGCGGGACAACTTCGGCGGTACGAACCTCGGCACGCCCTTCGAGGACCTCAAGGAGCGGCTGCTCTTCATCGAGGCGGTCGAGTCGGTGCGGTGCCTCGAAGACGGGGTGCTCACCTCGGTGGTCGACGCCAACGTCGGTTCGATCCTCGGCATCGGTTACCCGAGCTGGACCGGCGGCGTCCTTCAGTACATCAACCAGTACGAGGGCGGGCTGCCGGGCTTCGTGGCCCGCGCGCGAGTGCTCGCGCAGCGCTACGGTGACCGGTTCAGCCCGCCCCAACTGCTGTTGGCCATGGCCGACCGGGGCGAGCGGTTCGAATAGTTGGTCAGAGCCCGGCGGCGAGTCGTTGGGCGTTCATGTACGCGATGGCCTCGACGGAGATCATCGGGTTGACGCCCAACGACGCCGGGAAGGTGGACGCGTCGGCGAGGACCAGGTTCGGGACCTCCCACGTGGCACCGTCGGGCCCGGCTACCGACGTGGCCCGGCTGCCGCCCATGCGGGCCGCGCCCATGATGTGCAGGGCGGCCATGGCGACCTGACCGGGCGCGGTCCCCAGGGTGTCCGTGTGGCGGATGAAGTCCTCGATGGAGCCCTTGCCGCTTTCCCAGATCGTGCCGCGCTGATGACCGGAGAACAGCTTGCGGGCGCCGGCCGCCTCGACGATGCGAGCGGCACCGGCGATCCCGGCCCGCATGTGGGCGGCGTCGTAGGCGGAGAGGCGGTAGTGCACCACCGGCTCGCCGTCGCTGCCGACCTTGACCTGTCCGCTGTCGCGGTCGCGGGTGATGATGCCGACCCCGCTGAGGTTCGGCAGCGACCGCATCTGGTCCAGGTGGGTCCGGGCGCCTGTCCAGCTCATGAAGGACACGGCGGTGGCCGGGTTGGTGGCGGCGGTCTCGTAGATGACGCCGTAGCCGAGGCCATCGAGATCGGCGTGTTCGGTGGAGTACCGGGTCTGCATTCCGCCCTCCCACGGGCGGACCTCCTCGGCGAACACGCCCCAGACGCCGGTGGCCGGGTGCAGATGGAGGTGCCGGCCGATGTTCGGGTTCGTGAGGCCGGAGCGGCGCAACAGGGCCGGCGTCTGCACGCTGCCGGCCGAGGCGACCACCGCGCGGGCGCGAATGATCACCGGGTGACCGTCGGCGGTGTGGCCGGCGACGCCGGTCGCCCTGCCGGCCGTGATGGTGACCGTGCGGACGTCGACGTCGACGAGAAGGCGCGCACCTGCGCGTTGGGCGTCGACGAGCCAGGTCTTGGTCGCGGATTTCTTGGCGCCGATGCGGCAGCCCAGGCCGCACCGCCCGCACTCGATGCCGGTGTCGCAGCCGTCGACGTTGCGGGGCATCTCGTCGACATGCCAGCCGAGCGTGGTCAGTCCGCGTTCCATGAGCGCGTCGCGGGACGAGATCCGGCCGTGGTCGCGGTTGACGCCGAGCCGGGACCACACCGCGTCGAGGCAACGCTCGTACTCGTCCGTGGCGAACTGTGGGACGCCCAGCGCGGCCCACTCGTCGCGAACCCGAGGCGGGGTGCGAAACGACGTGGTGTAGTTGACCACGGTGCCGCCACCGAGGCACTGCCCCTGGAGAATGCTCAGTTGGCCCTCTGCGGTGGCCGACGGGCCCGGGGCGTAGAGCCGCGACAATCCAGACAGCTCCCCGCCGTCGAAGTCCCTGTCGTCGTAGTACTCGCCCTTCTCCACGACGATCACGTCGAGGCCGTGCCCGGCGAGGACGGCCGCGGCGGTGCCGCCGCCAGCACCCGATCCGACGATGACGACGTCGCAGTCCAGGGTGGTGGCCACGGACGGACGGATCGGCGCCAGGACGGGCTCGGGGGCGTCGGTCCTGGTGCCGAGCGGTCCGGGGTAACCGATGGCGGGCCACACCGGCGATCGACCGGTCGGCCCGGGCGCCATGTAGTAGGACAGGGTGGCCGCGCCCTTGAGCGCCTGGAAGAGCGCCCGCTTGCGGGTGACACCCGATTCGGCCAGGGCGAGCAGCATCCGCTCGCGGCGCTGCTGGGTCTGCCGGGAGAACCGCCGTGCGCCGCCGCCGAGGATCAACTGGGTGGCGCGGGAGTCCCACAGATCCAGCAGTTGGAGGAACTGCCTGACCTCGGCGGCGCGAGGGTTGTGCAGGACCAGCGCGGCCATGATGTCGACCGCGCCGAGCTGACTGGCCGACGGGAGGTCGGCCCCATCGCCCGGTGCGAACGTGTCGCAGATGCTTGCCAGGGCGGCGCGCTGTCTGGCAGATAATTCCATGATTTTTCCATTCAGAGCGGTGGGCGGGGTTTCGCGTGTCCGGCACCAGGCGCGGGGGTGGTGCCGAAGGCCGACCATTGGCCGGACAACCCCGGCGGCGGTCAGCAGCGCCGTCGTCTTTCCCGCACCGCGGTCCGGTCGCAGGACATCGCTCACGGCACGAGCTCCGATCCGAGATACGCGGTACGCACGGCCGGGTGGGAGAGCTCGGCGCGCGGCGTCCCGGATGCGATGACGGCCCCGTAGTCCAGGACGTACACGCGAATCGCTGGCGCGGGGACCCTCTTCATGCTTACGGCACTGTAAATCACGCGTAACTTCTTGGGAAGGGTTCTGAACCTCGCACTAAGAAGGGCCACTGCCGGACTGCCCGGCTTTCTGCTGGAGGGCTATGTCGCCGGAGGGTGATGGTGAACCATGACTAACAAAGCACCCCGGCCGGTGAGTGTTCGGCACACTCGTCGGCCGGGGTGTCCGCCGTCGGTGGACGTGTCATCGACGGCGTGTCGCTGAGCCCTACCGCATGTGGTCGGACAGTCCGTAGGTCTTCGCGATGATCTCGCGCTGGATCTCGCTGGTGCCGCCGTAGACGGTGGACACGACCGAGGACCGGACCAGGCGCTCCATGTCGAACTCGGTCGCGTACCCGTAGCCGCCCATCATCTGCATGGCGTCCAGGGCGACGCGGCGGGCGGTCTCGGTGGCCTTGAGTTTCGCCATCGAGCTCTCCCGGGGCAGCAACGTGTCCGGAGAGCGGTCGACCTGGGCTGCGGTGTTGTAGACCAGGAGCCGGGCGCACTCGATCTCGGTGGCCAGGTCGGCCAGGCGATGCCGGATCACCTGGAACGACCCGATCGGCCGGCGGAACTGCTGCCGGTTCTTGACGTATTCCACGACGTCGTCGAACGCCCGCTGCGCGGTGCCGAGCATCAGGCTGGCGAGGATCAGCCGCTCCATGTTGAGCCCGGCCATCAGCTGCCGCCAGCCGTTGTCGATCTGGCCGACCACGGCGTCGGCGGGCAGCGCGCAGTCGGCGAAGTAGAGGTCGTTGACCTCCCGGCCGCCCATGGTGTCGATACCGGAGATCGTCAGTCCGGGTGCGTTGGCGGGGACCAGGAACATGGTCAGGCCGTCGTGGTCGCCGGCCCGGCCCGACGTACGGGCGACCAGCAGAATGTGCTCGGCGAGATGGGCGTTGGAACACCAGGTCTTCTGGCCGTTGATGAGGAATCCGTCGCCCCGGCGCTCGGCGCGGCAGCTCAGGTTGGCCACGTCCGAGCCGGCCTCGGGCTCGGACATCGCGACCGCCTCGACGACGCCGCGGGCCACCCCGCTCAGGATGAGCTTCTTCTGCTCCGCCGAACCGAACCGCACGTAGGTGGCGGCGACGATGATCGACGTGGTGAAGCCGCCGATCGGCGCCATCGCTCTGGCGGTCCCCTCCAGAAAGAGGCAGAGCTCCACCATCCCCGCGCCACCGCCGTCGAACTCCTCCGGCAGCGACAGACCCAGCCAGCCGAGGTCGGCCATCTTGCGATACAACTCCGGGCTGTGGGGTTCCCGTCCGCCGTTGGTGAGTCTCTGCCGTTGCTCACGGGTTCCGGCCTCGCGGCGGCAGAAATCCTGCACGGCCGCGACAAGGGACCGTTGCTCGTCGCTCCATTCCACAGCTGTACCTCCAGCATCGCAAAGGGATTGACAGCAAGGCTAGACTATCGAATATCAAATGTCAGGAGGATGCCGATGACGTCCCTCGTTGAGCACCCTCGCCGGTTGCACGTCGTCGACCCGATCACCGGCGAGTCCCGCACCGATTACGACCTGGCCGACGAGGCCGCGGTGAGTGCCGCCGTGCAACAGGCCCGCGAGGCGGCCGGCTGGTGGTCCGGCCTGGACGCCCGGCAACGTCGGCGTCATCTGCTCGCCTACAAGGCACTCGTCGCGAGCCGCATCGACGAGCTGGCCGAGCTCATCCGCAGCGAGACCGGCAAGCCCCTCGCCGGGGCCCAGCTGGAGGTGATGCTCGCCGTCGAGCACCTGGACTGGGCCGCCCGGCACGCCCGGCATGTGCTGAAACGGCGGTCGGTGTCCTCCGGCCTGCTCGCGTTCAATCAGGCCAGCTCCGTGGAGTACGTGCCGTACGGCGTCGTCGGCGTGATCGGGCCGTGGAACTATCCGGTCTACACGCCGATGGGGGCGATATCGCACGCGCTGGCCGCCGGCAACGCGGTGGTCTTCAAGCCCAGCGAGTACACCCCCGGTGTCGGCCTGTGGCTGGCCCAGCGTTGGAGCGAGCTGCATCCCGACCGACCGGTCCTGCAGGCCGTCACGGGTGACGGCACGACCGGGGCCGCGCTGTGCCGGGCAGGGGTCGACAAGATCGCGTTCACCGGGTCGGCCGCGACGGCACGGGCGGTCATGGCCGCCTGCGCCGAGAACCTGATCCCCGTCGTTATCGAGGGCGGCGGCAAGGACGCGCTCATCGTCACGGCCGACGCCGACCTCGACGCGGCCGCCCAGGCGGCCGTGTTCGGTGGCCTGGGCAACGCCGGGCAGACGTGCGCCGGAGTCGAGCGCGTCTACGTCGAGCAGGCCGTGTACGAGCCGTTCCTGGCCAAGCTGGCCGATCTGGTGCGGCAGGTCCGGCCGGGTGCCGAACCGGATGCGGCGTACGGGCCGATGAGCACGCCGGCCCAGCCGGGCATCGTGCTGAGCCACATCGCCGACGCGATCGACCGGGGTGGCCGGGCGGTCGTCGGTGACACGAGTTCGGTGCGGCCTCCGTTCGTCGAGCCGGTCCTGCTGGCCGACGTCCCCGAGGACAGCACGGCGGTCACCGACGAGACCTTCGGTCCGGTGCTGGTGGTCAACCCGGTGGCTGACGCCGACGAGGCGCTGCGCCGGACAAACGCGACCAGCTACGGGCTCTCCGGCTCAATCTTCACGCGCCATCGCCGCCGCGGACTGGCGCTCGCCGCGCGGCTGCGCGCGGGCGCGGTGTCGGTCAACTCGGTGCTCGGGTACGCCGGTGTGCCGTCACTGCCCTTCGGCGGCGTCGGCGACTCGGGCTTCGGGCGGGTCCACGGCGCCGACGGCCTGCGTGAGTTCAGCCGCCCGCGGTCGGTCACCTGGCAGCGGTTCCGGCCGGCGATCGACGTGATGACGTTGCAGCCGACCGCTTCCGCCATGCGGACCTCGTTGGCGATGTTCAAGTGGCGCCATGGTCGCCGGTGACTCACCCGCTCCACATCCCCAG
This portion of the Micromonospora zamorensis genome encodes:
- a CDS encoding 3-hydroxyacyl-CoA dehydrogenase NAD-binding domain-containing protein, whose amino-acid sequence is MVNTIRWERGDDGIVLLTLDHPGRSANVMNDEFGASLVATVDRLEAERDQTTGVVITSAKKTFFAGGDLEALLRLTPADAETSAANTRMLKNAVRRLETLGRPVVAAINGSALGGGLELALGCHHRIVLDNPAIEIGFPEVTLGLLPGCGGVVRSVRLLGVTDALTNWLLRGQRRRPQDALAHGLVDEIAPDDAAMLGAARAWVAANPEAAQPYDRKGYKIPGGTPSTPALAAQLPAMPAILRQQLKGAPYPAPLNILAAAVEGAQVDLDTAFTIEGRYFTELATGQIAKNMIKALFFDVQTAGSRDIGAGHPPLRRVAVIGAGMMGAAIAYVCARAGMQVVLKDVTLLGALRGRDYSVGLLDKAVARGVSTLDERDAILARIQATEDLADLADVDLAIEAVFEDPALKHKVYAETEQVAPNALIASNTSTLPITLLAEGVSKPEEFIGLHFFSPVDKMPLVEVIRGERTNEATLQRALGLVRRLRKTPIVVNDSRGFFTSRVIGTFTNEGIAMLAEGIPAATIEQASSQAGYPAPVLALMDELTLTLPRKIRQETAAATVAAGGTWQPHAADAVIDRMIDDCGRPGRSGGAGFYDYRDGKRVGLWPGLRDNFGGTNLGTPFEDLKERLLFIEAVESVRCLEDGVLTSVVDANVGSILGIGYPSWTGGVLQYINQYEGGLPGFVARARVLAQRYGDRFSPPQLLLAMADRGERFE
- a CDS encoding GMC family oxidoreductase N-terminal domain-containing protein, encoding MELSARQRAALASICDTFAPGDGADLPSASQLGAVDIMAALVLHNPRAAEVRQFLQLLDLWDSRATQLILGGGARRFSRQTQQRRERMLLALAESGVTRKRALFQALKGAATLSYYMAPGPTGRSPVWPAIGYPGPLGTRTDAPEPVLAPIRPSVATTLDCDVVIVGSGAGGGTAAAVLAGHGLDVIVVEKGEYYDDRDFDGGELSGLSRLYAPGPSATAEGQLSILQGQCLGGGTVVNYTTSFRTPPRVRDEWAALGVPQFATDEYERCLDAVWSRLGVNRDHGRISSRDALMERGLTTLGWHVDEMPRNVDGCDTGIECGRCGLGCRIGAKKSATKTWLVDAQRAGARLLVDVDVRTVTITAGRATGVAGHTADGHPVIIRARAVVASAGSVQTPALLRRSGLTNPNIGRHLHLHPATGVWGVFAEEVRPWEGGMQTRYSTEHADLDGLGYGVIYETAATNPATAVSFMSWTGARTHLDQMRSLPNLSGVGIITRDRDSGQVKVGSDGEPVVHYRLSAYDAAHMRAGIAGAARIVEAAGARKLFSGHQRGTIWESGKGSIEDFIRHTDTLGTAPGQVAMAALHIMGAARMGGSRATSVAGPDGATWEVPNLVLADASTFPASLGVNPMISVEAIAYMNAQRLAAGL
- a CDS encoding acyl-CoA dehydrogenase family protein; the protein is MEWSDEQRSLVAAVQDFCRREAGTREQRQRLTNGGREPHSPELYRKMADLGWLGLSLPEEFDGGGAGMVELCLFLEGTARAMAPIGGFTTSIIVAATYVRFGSAEQKKLILSGVARGVVEAVAMSEPEAGSDVANLSCRAERRGDGFLINGQKTWCSNAHLAEHILLVARTSGRAGDHDGLTMFLVPANAPGLTISGIDTMGGREVNDLYFADCALPADAVVGQIDNGWRQLMAGLNMERLILASLMLGTAQRAFDDVVEYVKNRQQFRRPIGSFQVIRHRLADLATEIECARLLVYNTAAQVDRSPDTLLPRESSMAKLKATETARRVALDAMQMMGGYGYATEFDMERLVRSSVVSTVYGGTSEIQREIIAKTYGLSDHMR
- a CDS encoding aldehyde dehydrogenase family protein, whose amino-acid sequence is MTSLVEHPRRLHVVDPITGESRTDYDLADEAAVSAAVQQAREAAGWWSGLDARQRRRHLLAYKALVASRIDELAELIRSETGKPLAGAQLEVMLAVEHLDWAARHARHVLKRRSVSSGLLAFNQASSVEYVPYGVVGVIGPWNYPVYTPMGAISHALAAGNAVVFKPSEYTPGVGLWLAQRWSELHPDRPVLQAVTGDGTTGAALCRAGVDKIAFTGSAATARAVMAACAENLIPVVIEGGGKDALIVTADADLDAAAQAAVFGGLGNAGQTCAGVERVYVEQAVYEPFLAKLADLVRQVRPGAEPDAAYGPMSTPAQPGIVLSHIADAIDRGGRAVVGDTSSVRPPFVEPVLLADVPEDSTAVTDETFGPVLVVNPVADADEALRRTNATSYGLSGSIFTRHRRRGLALAARLRAGAVSVNSVLGYAGVPSLPFGGVGDSGFGRVHGADGLREFSRPRSVTWQRFRPAIDVMTLQPTASAMRTSLAMFKWRHGRR